The sequence CCGGAACAATTATATAATGAATCTTTAAAGCCTGCGCGGCTTCAACTGCATTGAGCGAAAGGACATCTCCATGCTTGGATTCACCGCGGCTCGCCCCTTTTCTGAAGTAAGCGTGCAAATCGGAGAGATCATTAATGGCTACCCGTTCCCGCTCGGCTGAGGATACAATTTTGGCCATCATTTCGACTGATTCAACCGGATAACGCCCGATTGCGGTTTCTTCAGAAAGCATGACAGCGTCTGTTCCGTCCAAGACCGCATTCGCCACGTCGGACACCTCGGCGCGGGTTGGCCGGATATTTTCCGTCATTGTTACCAGCATTTGGGTTGCCGTTATAACCGGACGTCCCAATAAATTTGCCTGATGGATCAGTTTCTTCTGCACTGCCGGAACATCCTCCAGGGGAATCTGCACCCCCATGTCACCGCGGGCAATCATGATCGCGTCTGCTGCATCGAGTATTTCGTCGATGTTATTGATTGCTTCTGCCCGTTCAATTTTTGCCACTACATGGACAGACTTCCCTTTTTTTCCTGTAAACTCCCTCAGCTTCATAATGTCATCCGCAGATTCCACGAATGAGATCCCAAAGGTATCAATTCCCTCAGCCAGAGCAAAATCAACGAACATGAGATCGCTTTCCGATACCACATCTGTAAATATCTTTACACCCGGAAGATTTAATCCTTTATGGGAAAGTAACGGGCCGCCGATAATCGTACGGCAGAAGACTTCATCTGCCGATATCTTTTCTACCTTTAATTGTATAAATCCGTCGTTGAGGAAAATAAGGCTTCCCGGTGATACGCTTTCAGGCAGTCTCTTGTATTCTACGGGTATGCGGTCAGGAGTTCCAAGGATGTCTCTAATGGTCAGAATTACCTTATCCCCTTTTTCCAATAAAAGTGAGTCATCCCGGAGTTTTCCTATGCGGATCTTTGGGCCGGGAAGATCAACCATAATCAGACAATAACGCTGGAGTTTGACCGCTACAGCGCGGATACGCCGGATATCCTCCTTATGCGTTTTTAGAGTACCATGAGCGAAATTGAGCCGTGCCACATTCATTCCCTTCTTGACCAATTCCTCCAGAACAGCCTCAGAACGGGAGGCCGGCCCTATGGTACAGACGATCTTAGTTTTATGATCCGGTAAGTTCATAGCAATTTTCCTCTTTGCTGCTTATCAGGTACAAATTCTCTTTGGGAACTTTGGGTTGATGTTGCAGTAACGATTTGGCGTCGGAACCAATCAGCTTTTCTATGTCGTTAATTCTCAACATAATAACATATCCTCCTCAGCGGCTAAAATAGGCATTGAGCACATATTCCTGCATCATCCTGTGGGTATTGAAGAACGAACCGTTGATGGCGATGGAGTAGATCATCACGTCGACGAACCGCTCCCGGTCGCGGTAGAAGAGGGGAACAATGGCCTGTTCCATTTTGTCGTACAGGGTCGCAACATCCAGAGAGTGGTCGCGATTTTCTCCCTTTCCCCGGGCGATATCGCCGATGGACCAGCCGGTCAACCCTTCGATATGCCCCTCGATCCACCAGCCGTCCAGCACGCTCAGGTTGGGAACGCCGTTGAGAGCTGCTTTCATCCCGCTGGTTCCCGAGGCCTCCATTGGAGGCTCGGGGGTGTTCAACCAGATGTCGACCCCTGAGGTTATCATCGCCCCCAGCGTCATGTTGTAATCCTCGAGGTACGCGATCTTGATATCGTTTGCGAGGGCTTGCTTCGCCCGGAAAATCCGCTTGATGAGTTCCTTTCCACCTTGATCCCGCGGGTGTGCCTTGCCGGCATAGATCACCTGGATTTTGCCGGTTTCTGCAGAAATCCTCCTCAGACGGTCCAAGTCATGGAATAGAAGGTCGGCTCTTTTGTAGGTCGTGGCCCTCCGGGCAAAGCCGATGGTCAGCACGTTCTCATCCATCCCGGCGCCGGTTTCCCTGTTGACAAAGCCAATCAGCCTTTTTTTGGCTTGCATATGGGCATCCCACACCTCCTGCTTCGGAATGCTCAGGGCATAGCGAAGGCTGAAATTGTCCTGTTGCCAGATGGGGATATGCCGATCGAAAAGTTCCCGGAACGGTTCCGAGACCCAGGTGGCCGCATGAACGCCGTTGGTTATCGCCTCGATGGAATAGCCGGCGAACATCAGCCGGGAGACCTCTCCATGTTTTTGGGCCACCCCGTTGACATAGCTGCTCAGGTTGAGGGCCAGATAAGTCATATTCAGAATGTTCCCCTCGTAAAGTACCCCATCTATTCCAAAGAAATCATCCCTGTCTCCGATCACTTTTCGTGCGAGATCGATGGGAAACTTATCGTGCCCGGCAGGAACAGGGGTATGCGTCGTAAAAACACATTGTTTCCGCACTGCTTCCGCGTCGTCTTTAGCAAGCGATCTCCTGCCGGCCCTTTTCGCCTCCTCGTCCAGCAGCTCAAGCGTCAGGAGAGCTGCGTGCCCTTCGTTCAGATGGAAACTTTGGATGTTCTCATAGCCCAGGGCGCGAAGCATCCTGACTCCGCCGATGCCCAGAATCACTTCCTGCGACAGTCGGTAGTGTTCGTCCCCGCCGTACAGGGATTGAGTCAGTTCGCGGTCCCATTCCGAATTCTCGGGCAGATCGGCGTCCAGGAAATAGATCGGTGCTCTAAAGCCACCAACCCCCTTGACTTCATATCGCCAGGCCCGAAGATGAACGGTTCGCCCTTCTACGAGGACCCATACTCTCCGGGACTCCTCGTGAAGCAGTTCCTCGACTGCCCATGGCGAAGGTTGTTCTTCCTGCCAGCCATCCGGCAGGAGTTTCTGTCGGAAGTACCCTTTGCGGTAGAGTAGCGTGACCGCAACCATAGGAACCTTGAGATCGGCCGCGGAGCGGATCGTGTCTCCGGCCAGCACCCCCAAGCCACCGCTGTAAGTGTGAATCTTCTCATCAATCCCTATTTCCATTGAGAAATAGGCGACTGTCCGCTGTTCGTTCGCTTTCTGAACCATATTGACCCCCTGATTCTTCATAATAAAAATTAGTCAGCCTCTGAAATCATTTCCTGATACAGCCGCACGGTATCTTCCCTCCGGCACAGCTCCGAGCCCGGGGTCATGACAGCGGCAGCTCCGGCTGCCATCCCGAACAGTACGGATTCCCGCAGCGGTTTCCCCTGGGCAAGGCTCAGGACCATACCGGCCACCATGCTGTCTCCGGCCCCGACCTTGCTGACGATCGGCACGGTAGGCGCCGATATATGTTCGGCAGTATTCCCGGAAGCCAACAAAGCGCCTGCAGCGCCGAGAGAAATGACCAGCACTTCGCAGCGGCCGCTTTTTACCATCTTTCGGGCCTCCGCCTTTATCTGCGATTCCTCTTTGATATCTTTCCCTATCAAGTCTTTGAATTCACGAACATTCGGCTTAATGAGATAGACGCCTTCCTGCAGCGCCAGATTCAGGGCTTTACCGGAAGCATCAACGATTACTCTCACCCCATTGTCTTTGCCGCTGCGTGCCACCTGTGCGTAAATGTCATCCGGCAGACCCGGAGGAAGACTTCCGCTGGCGACCAGGTAATCGGGTTTGGGACTGATAGCGGACAGCTCATGGAGACATCGTTTCCATTCCTCATCGCGAAAAATCGGTCCCGGCATACCAAAGCGATATTGTTGTCCCGTGGATTCATCGAGAATAACAAGATTCTCCCGGATCATTCCCTCTATGGGAAGCGACCTGTGGATTATGCCTTCCCGATCCAGCAGGTCTGTCAGCCTGTGTCCTGTCAGTCCACCTGAGGGAAAGAGAAGCAACGATTCTCCTCCAAGCTTTTTTATCGCCCGGGCAACATTAACGCCCCCTCCTCCCGGTTCAAAACGCGGAGCTTTGCAGTAGAGCTTCCGTTCCGCAATAACATGATCAACACTCGAACTCTTGTCGATTGCAGGGTTCATCGTAAAGGCAATTATTTCTTTCATTGAACACGCCTCCGTTTATTTGTCTTACACTGTCGGAGTCAGACTCAGACCGCCCCCATAACGAAACGAGACAGCTTACTTCACCTGAAGTGTGGAGACAACTTCCCGAACGCCATCGGTTTCCAACGCAAGCATCATCGCTTTTCCGAGAACTGCTTGAAAGCTGAACGACCTATTCTTCCGAAGCCGTTGATTCCCACTCTGATTGTTCTCTTTTTAGCCATGATTGCTCTCCTTTCTCTTTTACTAATCGTGTCATAAGTATGAAGTCGTTAATTATAAAAGCCCTCCTGACCCCTGGTCGCCTTTGGCGCCGCCAGAGGCGGGTAAACTCCCTTTGTTAAATCCCGAATGCCTTGCGGACTCTTTGGAATAAGCGACCGAACCGCGATATTCTACCCTCTCATTTCCTTGCAACCACATTCCCGGCTTCGCCCTTCATAAAAGAAATAATATTCTCTACTGTTGTATTCAGAATGCGTTCGACAGCCTCGCGCGTGTTGAATGCGCTGTGAGGGGTAATGATCACGTTGCGCAGACGCAAAAGAATGTGGTTGGCCAGCAGGGTATCTAAAACGCACTTTTTCCGGTACACCGAATACAGCAATTCCGCCTCTTCACGGATAACCGACTCGTCGGGCAGCACATCGAGACCTGCCGCAGCTACCTTGCCGTCGCCAATCGCTTTTACAAGTGCTTTTACGTCAACTATATCACCCCGGGCGGTATTGATCAAGACAACACCGTCTTTCATCTTTGCAAACGCCTTAACGGAAATAAGATTGCGCGTCTTCTCATTGGAAGGGACGTGAAGGGTTATGATATCGGAAGTCGCAAAAAGCTCATCCAGTGTCAGATAGCGGAACCCCAGACTGGATGCCATTTCCTCGTCCTGTTTCACGTCAAAGGCCACGACATTCATGCGGAACCCCTTGGCTATTTCGATAACACACCGGCCTATGCTCCCTGTTCCGATAACGCCCAGTGTTTTGCCGAGCAGATCGAATCCCTGGAGGCCCGTCTGGGAAAAATCCCCCCTCCTCGTCCGGTCGACTGCAGCAATCAGATTGTGGCTTATTGCCAGAAGAAGTCCAAATACATGCTCTGCGACTGTATTGTCTCCGTATACAGGAACATTACAGACTGTTATACCATTATCTTTGCAGTAATCAAGATCGATATGATCGAAACCGGTTGACCGGGTGGCGACCAGTTTCAGGTAAGTCAGATTTTTAAGAACTTCAGCGGAAAGATCCGAGTAGATAAAGGGGGCAACGACTTCTGCATCCGCATACTGCTTTACGTTGTCCTTTGTAAGCATGTCACCCACAAATATGATTTCATGTTCATCTCCCAGTCTGTCAAACGAAGGGCGTTCCCATTCCTCCACCTCAAAAACAACGATTTTCATCAGCGGACCTCCTTTCCGGGAAAACCCGGAAGATTCAAAAGTTTTGTGTCTTACTTGCTCTGATATAACTGTCGTGTCATTTCTATCCATTTGCTGCCTGTCATTTCGAGCGCAGTGCTCAAAATAGCATGCAGGGGTTTGGCTATTAGTTTCTCTATTAACTTTTTCATATGACTTTTTACATTTCCGGGAAACTTCCAGTTCATCGTGTCAGCCAAATTGCCAGTAGTCCGCCCAAAAGCGAATAGACCGAACATGCCAAAATTGTTTTCCCCAGTATCTTTCCCTCCTGGCCGGCCAGACCTACCGTAGCCCCTCCGGCGATAATGTTATGCGGGCAGATGATGTTGCCTACTGCTGCCCCGAAACCCTGCGCCCCGATCATGGTGAGAACAGGAAGGCCAAGATTCCGCGCAACCGTCTGCTGGAAATCGGTAAACAGAATATTTGAGGCTGTGGCCGAGCCGGTTACAAATGTTCCCAGCACCCCGACCATTGGAGAAAGAATCGGCCAGAAACTTCCCGCTGCATGGGCGGCTCCTGCAGAGAGAGAATCGATCATACCCGAATGAATCATGATACGGGAAAGACTCAGCATGGCAACAAGAGCAATTGTTACCGGCAGGAGCTTTTTGATGGACTGGGAAACAGCCGCTTTCATATCAGCTTGTCCTGCACGCTGCACGAGTGCGCCGGCAACAAACCCCACAAACAGCATGGTTCCGGGGTGATAAAAAGGCTCGAACCTCCCGTGAAACGTATCGAGCAGAGTCCATTCCCACGCAAAAGAATTGAGCACCTCTCTGACCCCAGGTATAAGACGTGTTATGAGGATAAGCGATACGAGAATCCAATAGGGGGCGGTCACACGCAATAATTTCCCCCGTGATCCCCTGATATCTTTTGCCGGCGGTCCATTTTCAGACTGTTTGTTTCCACCCCCGGCGATTTTCAGTATGGCAACAAAACCCAATCCCCCAAATAAGGCCCCGCCGAGCGTGGGCAACTCCGGACCGACCCATCTTGAGATTCCAAAAAACGGGAATAGAAAGAGGACAGCGGCAAGAAAAGTCCAGACCCATATATGACCTGAAGCGTCTTTCCTGACTTGCATGGACTTTGTAACCATAAACATCGCAATTAAGATCATGACCCAGCCCAGAATCCCATGGTACAAACCTGTAGCTCCGGACAATTCGAGTCCGTCAAATCCTGTTGAAGCAATCTGCGGCAGAATCGGGGTTCCGACAGCTCCGAAAGAAACTCCAACCGAGTGTCCGATTAGGGCCAGCGCCACTGAGTCAACCGGACGAAACCCCATGCTCACAAGAAAGGGCGCGGTCAGGGCGACAGGCGTCCCAAACCCCGCCAAACCTTCGATGAACAGGGCGAAGAACCAGAAAATCAAGAGAGCTGCGATTCGCGGATCTGTTGACAGAGACGCAGTTTTCAACTTCACGGTATCGATTGCTCCGGTATGAACCTGCAGATGATGAATGCAGAGAGCGGGAAAGATGATCCATAAGATGGTGGTTGAGGTGAATACCGCTTCAGAGAGAGCGCCCCCCATTGCCGCAACTGTTCCGATATTACCGTAAACGTCGCTGCCGAAGCCGAAAACCAGCCAGGACAGGAGAACCGTCACGAACAAACCGATGACTCCGGCTCTGGCAGCAGACCACCTGAACACGAGCATGATCACCATAATGGTTATAACAGGCAGAATTGCCAGAATCCCCTGCGTTGCGAGGTTCATTCTTCATTCCTCATCAAATCTTCCATTTGCGTCTTCTCCTCTGCTACAGGCGCATCTTCATTGTTCCGTC comes from Nitrospirota bacterium and encodes:
- the glgP gene encoding alpha-glucan family phosphorylase; its protein translation is MVQKANEQRTVAYFSMEIGIDEKIHTYSGGLGVLAGDTIRSAADLKVPMVAVTLLYRKGYFRQKLLPDGWQEEQPSPWAVEELLHEESRRVWVLVEGRTVHLRAWRYEVKGVGGFRAPIYFLDADLPENSEWDRELTQSLYGGDEHYRLSQEVILGIGGVRMLRALGYENIQSFHLNEGHAALLTLELLDEEAKRAGRRSLAKDDAEAVRKQCVFTTHTPVPAGHDKFPIDLARKVIGDRDDFFGIDGVLYEGNILNMTYLALNLSSYVNGVAQKHGEVSRLMFAGYSIEAITNGVHAATWVSEPFRELFDRHIPIWQQDNFSLRYALSIPKQEVWDAHMQAKKRLIGFVNRETGAGMDENVLTIGFARRATTYKRADLLFHDLDRLRRISAETGKIQVIYAGKAHPRDQGGKELIKRIFRAKQALANDIKIAYLEDYNMTLGAMITSGVDIWLNTPEPPMEASGTSGMKAALNGVPNLSVLDGWWIEGHIEGLTGWSIGDIARGKGENRDHSLDVATLYDKMEQAIVPLFYRDRERFVDVMIYSIAINGSFFNTHRMMQEYVLNAYFSR
- a CDS encoding 1-phosphofructokinase family hexose kinase, yielding MKEIIAFTMNPAIDKSSSVDHVIAERKLYCKAPRFEPGGGGVNVARAIKKLGGESLLLFPSGGLTGHRLTDLLDREGIIHRSLPIEGMIRENLVILDESTGQQYRFGMPGPIFRDEEWKRCLHELSAISPKPDYLVASGSLPPGLPDDIYAQVARSGKDNGVRVIVDASGKALNLALQEGVYLIKPNVREFKDLIGKDIKEESQIKAEARKMVKSGRCEVLVISLGAAGALLASGNTAEHISAPTVPIVSKVGAGDSMVAGMVLSLAQGKPLRESVLFGMAAGAAAVMTPGSELCRREDTVRLYQEMISEAD
- a CDS encoding L-lactate permease, whose translation is MNLATQGILAILPVITIMVIMLVFRWSAARAGVIGLFVTVLLSWLVFGFGSDVYGNIGTVAAMGGALSEAVFTSTTILWIIFPALCIHHLQVHTGAIDTVKLKTASLSTDPRIAALLIFWFFALFIEGLAGFGTPVALTAPFLVSMGFRPVDSVALALIGHSVGVSFGAVGTPILPQIASTGFDGLELSGATGLYHGILGWVMILIAMFMVTKSMQVRKDASGHIWVWTFLAAVLFLFPFFGISRWVGPELPTLGGALFGGLGFVAILKIAGGGNKQSENGPPAKDIRGSRGKLLRVTAPYWILVSLILITRLIPGVREVLNSFAWEWTLLDTFHGRFEPFYHPGTMLFVGFVAGALVQRAGQADMKAAVSQSIKKLLPVTIALVAMLSLSRIMIHSGMIDSLSAGAAHAAGSFWPILSPMVGVLGTFVTGSATASNILFTDFQQTVARNLGLPVLTMIGAQGFGAAVGNIICPHNIIAGGATVGLAGQEGKILGKTILACSVYSLLGGLLAIWLTR
- a CDS encoding hydroxyacid dehydrogenase — its product is MKIVVFEVEEWERPSFDRLGDEHEIIFVGDMLTKDNVKQYADAEVVAPFIYSDLSAEVLKNLTYLKLVATRSTGFDHIDLDYCKDNGITVCNVPVYGDNTVAEHVFGLLLAISHNLIAAVDRTRRGDFSQTGLQGFDLLGKTLGVIGTGSIGRCVIEIAKGFRMNVVAFDVKQDEEMASSLGFRYLTLDELFATSDIITLHVPSNEKTRNLISVKAFAKMKDGVVLINTARGDIVDVKALVKAIGDGKVAAAGLDVLPDESVIREEAELLYSVYRKKCVLDTLLANHILLRLRNVIITPHSAFNTREAVERILNTTVENIISFMKGEAGNVVARK
- the pyk gene encoding pyruvate kinase, with the translated sequence MNLPDHKTKIVCTIGPASRSEAVLEELVKKGMNVARLNFAHGTLKTHKEDIRRIRAVAVKLQRYCLIMVDLPGPKIRIGKLRDDSLLLEKGDKVILTIRDILGTPDRIPVEYKRLPESVSPGSLIFLNDGFIQLKVEKISADEVFCRTIIGGPLLSHKGLNLPGVKIFTDVVSESDLMFVDFALAEGIDTFGISFVESADDIMKLREFTGKKGKSVHVVAKIERAEAINNIDEILDAADAIMIARGDMGVQIPLEDVPAVQKKLIHQANLLGRPVITATQMLVTMTENIRPTRAEVSDVANAVLDGTDAVMLSEETAIGRYPVESVEMMAKIVSSAERERVAINDLSDLHAYFRKGASRGESKHGDVLSLNAVEAAQALKIHYIIVPVQNGTAPCLISRFKPDCWILLFGGNEALNNFLNLSYGVSPIYLERETGTRLDAIMEFMEKSGFAKEDDRLIFVEGTLAGEMAGVDSLRIITTRSDNRRMEG